One genomic window of Paenibacillus xylanilyticus includes the following:
- a CDS encoding TrmB family transcriptional regulator, giving the protein MDQLLHHLNHLGFTEMESKIMVELARQGSASGYEVAKRLGVSRSNVYSTLQRLSQRGFLRCSAGEPAKYSVLKPEEMTQMISGQMRASLEYVQSSMPQHEPEKPVFYNIEGDKNVFDNLSRELAEAKHEIVVDIWREEAELLHDLLKKAEDREVRLLWSCDGGEGILDQPAPWPGNPLYGKGNGRKFSIVVDRRWCMLGMRGESCATQAVVTEHPVMTGLLLNHFAQELVLYELEQDMGEELESRYGRRFEQLSARYWSVPAAGDQG; this is encoded by the coding sequence ATGGACCAACTGCTGCATCATCTGAATCATCTTGGGTTTACCGAGATGGAATCCAAAATTATGGTGGAACTCGCGCGCCAAGGTTCAGCCTCCGGCTATGAGGTTGCGAAGCGCCTGGGCGTGTCCCGTTCCAATGTGTATTCCACCTTGCAGCGGCTCTCTCAGCGCGGATTTCTGCGCTGCAGTGCCGGAGAACCTGCGAAGTACAGTGTGCTGAAGCCTGAGGAGATGACTCAAATGATCTCCGGGCAGATGCGTGCTTCTCTTGAGTATGTGCAGAGCAGCATGCCACAGCATGAACCTGAGAAGCCGGTCTTTTACAATATCGAAGGTGATAAAAACGTATTCGATAACCTTAGCCGTGAACTGGCTGAAGCCAAGCATGAGATTGTCGTGGACATTTGGCGTGAGGAAGCCGAATTGCTGCATGATCTCCTGAAAAAGGCAGAGGATCGGGAAGTTAGGCTGTTATGGTCATGTGATGGTGGCGAGGGGATATTGGATCAGCCTGCACCATGGCCCGGGAATCCTCTGTACGGTAAAGGAAACGGGAGAAAGTTCTCCATTGTCGTTGATCGGCGCTGGTGCATGCTGGGGATGCGCGGGGAATCCTGTGCAACTCAAGCTGTTGTAACAGAACATCCCGTCATGACAGGATTGCTGCTCAATCATTTTGCACAGGAATTGGTACTATACGAGCTGGAACAGGATATGGGTGAGGAGCTGGAGTCCCGCTATGGACGCCGCTTTGAACAGCTGTCCGCACGTTATTGGTCTGTTCCTGCGGCAGGAGATCAGGGCTGA
- a CDS encoding NUDIX hydrolase has translation MTPERFDIYDDQQNWIGTELRSVVHAKGYWHRSFHCWIVRDDVHQRMVLFQRRRDIKDTFPGSYDITAAGHLTAGEQLEEASRELEEELGVHAPFESLSYLFTAKQQLQGEVRGVPFMDREFSSVYGLCLNQPLEAYTLQSSEVHSLYEAPLHDLLALFRGETDTIQATGVHAEQTSTLDSSLPAPERHTRTIHASEFVPHGTEYYTGVLEALYDVPKG, from the coding sequence ATGACCCCAGAACGTTTCGACATTTATGATGATCAGCAAAATTGGATCGGCACAGAGCTCCGCAGTGTGGTGCATGCCAAAGGCTATTGGCACCGTTCATTCCACTGCTGGATCGTGCGTGACGACGTTCATCAGCGGATGGTTCTTTTTCAGCGTCGCCGTGATATCAAGGATACCTTCCCGGGTAGTTACGACATTACAGCAGCGGGACATCTCACTGCGGGTGAGCAGCTTGAGGAGGCAAGTCGTGAACTGGAGGAAGAACTGGGCGTACATGCTCCATTTGAATCCCTGTCTTACCTGTTCACTGCCAAGCAGCAGCTGCAAGGCGAGGTTCGAGGTGTACCATTTATGGACCGGGAATTTAGCTCGGTATACGGCCTATGTCTCAACCAGCCACTCGAGGCTTACACCCTGCAATCCAGTGAAGTGCACAGCCTATATGAAGCACCACTGCATGATCTGCTTGCCTTGTTTCGTGGTGAAACGGATACGATTCAGGCCACTGGAGTACATGCGGAACAGACTTCAACCCTGGATTCTTCGCTTCCCGCTCCGGAACGTCATACTCGCACAATCCATGCTTCGGAGTTCGTGCCCCATGGGACAGAGTATTACACTGGCGTACTCGAAGCTCTATATGATGTTCCCAAAGGCTGA